The nucleotide sequence ACTTATGGCTTAGTTACATCCTACCAATAAACCACGTGCTTCACTAATGAAGTAGCTTGGAAATTTGGCTGTCtttgttagggaaaaaaaaattaacccttTTAGTAACACTAACTTAGCAAGGTTACAAATCAGCTTGAACTGAAATTCAAGCCAATTCATTTTGAAATTTGaaacaaatgtaaatatatCCCTTCAACCATGAAACAGTCAAATTTCTGAATGAAATTTAGCACATACGGAAACAGTTCTTCAGTAAGTTTTACAATGGGACAGTTAAAtattggggagaaaaaaaaagtttttgttttttttttagttttgtttatgCACACGTATGTGCACATGCACAGAGGCATAACAGTCCTCTAACAattaaaaattcttcaaaaCCCAAAGTATCAAATTCATTCTGCAAACACATGGTTAAGCCCCATGTAAATGGTAGAGGTCAAggttttttgttagtttgttcctgtttttggtgtttggtttgagtttttttgttttttttttttgttccccccATAATGTTaactaaattaaattagaatgaaacaacaacaacaataaaaaataccccaaaaacaaacaaaaaaaaaaaccaaaaaacaacccacaacaCAGTGGCACTTTTAATACTGGTTGATCGGGCACTTGTATGCAGTACTTATAGACCAGTAAAAGTGCTCGTTTACCTGTCTGGTGTGTAAGGGGCCCTTTGTCTTGAAGCCTCCTTGGGAACTGCACTCTGAGGCACTGAAGTGATCTGAACTAGTGGAAGAGCGTTTGGAAAGGGTGTCACAACCACCAACAAAGGTGTTGTCCAACGGGAGTTCCTGAATCACATGGTGCTTTTTCACTGAAACTGGAGTGTCAGGTTTGAGATGAAAAGCAGACTGTGGAGAGGCAGATTTGTAATGCTTGGCAAGATCAGGACTGTTAGGCTTAAAGGTTGATGGTGGTGCTGTGCCCCAATCAAATCTTCCTATACTttgctcctccagctctgctggaaggCTTATTGTCCCGTTGATAGGTTCATGAACTGCATCATCAGGTTTGGACTCCTCAATGGTCACAAAATTCAAAAGAGAGCTCTTTGgagatttccttttcttccttttctttttcttgttttgcttgttttcctgaTTGGGAGACATCCACTCAGCACCTTGCTTGCTCCTCTGGGCAGCTTTGAATCTGGAGGCATGCCGACAGCGAACAAGAACTGTGACAAATATCACCACTATTACAACCATGGCACCTGCCACAATAGCGATCATGATCGTGAGATAGTCCTCATTTTGGTAGGGTTGGCTACTGTCCCCTATGTTCCGATCCAAAGGTGTTTCCATAGTCCTGCGTATCAAGTCATAAATATAGGAGGCATTTCCAGCAGTATcatttacatataaaaatacaagCACAAGAGTATGCAGAGACTTGGGATAACCTAAATCACTTATGTTGACAACTAAGCGATGCAGCCCCACATCATTAATAGTTGGTTTTTCTTCCAGAGTGATATTACCTGTCACTGGATCAATCCGAAACAAACCCTTGTTATTGCCGCTCACAATTGTGTACTTCAGCTCAGCGTTCATGCCAGTGTCTATATCCACAGCAAAGACTTCAGCTACCACCGATCCTGGAATTGCTGAGAGTGGCACTAGCTTAAAAGAAGTATTAGAAGGTGGGTAGATGACAACAGGACTGTTATCATTAACATCCATCACGTTTATTGTCACTTTTGCTGTAGAAGAGCGAGGAGGTTGCCCTCCATCCACTGCCTTAACATCAAAGGTGTAAGAGCTCTGCTGTTCTCGATCAAAAGAAACGTTGGACTTTATAACTCCAGAGTAGGGATCCAGCACAAAGTTTTCATTGTCATTCAAGATGGAAAGGGTCACTGCTTTATTTTCCCCGGCATCTGCGTCGGTCACTGTGATCACCCCCACCGTGCTGTACTTTGGTAAGTTCTCTGATACGAAAAACTGGAAATGATTATGAGTAAATTTGGGACTGTTGTCATTTTCGTCTAACACAGTAACAATTACAGCTGCTTGACTCTGCAAAGGAGGGGTGCCATTGTCTCGGGCTGTAACAGTGAAAATGAAGCgttcctgctcttctctgtcAAAAACTCTGGAGGCTGTCAAAACTCCTGTCTTTCGATCCAGATCAAAAAAGGAGGCATTAGGACCAAGCTGATAAACAATGTCTGCATTTTTCCCACTGTCTTCATCTGTGGCACTAATAGTTGTTAAGTATAGACCACGCCGGTTGTTTTCAGAAACTGACAGCTCAATTACAGGCTGGCTGAAAATCGGAGGGTTGTCATTTTCATCCTCCAGCTTAACTCTTACCAGGGCAGTCTGGTTCAAACTGGGCTTGCCGGAATCAGAAGCCACAATTTTAAAGCTGAATTCTTTGGTGCCCTCATAGTCCAACAGGGAAGAGGTCTCTAACAAATACTGGTTGTCGTAAACTGCTTTCAAGTGGAAGGGGACCTCTCTCTCAATGAAACAGATCACTTTGCCATTCACATCAGTGTCCTTATCTGAAACCGTAATTAGGGCAATCTTTGTATTGATGGGATCTTTCTCAGATAAGTACACTGTGCCATTGATGGGACTTATTATGTACCTGAGGTCTATGTTAGGAGGGTTATCATTTACATCAGTGACATTGATGGTGACAGTTGCCCGGGCTGGTGTAGAGCTACCATCACTAGCCAGCACTGTCACTTTGTGAATAGCAGTCTCTTCTCGATCTAAGGACCTCTGAACTGTAATCAGCCCTGTGGTGttgtttaaagcaaaaaatcttTTGGTTGCAGGGGCGACTTGGGCACCAAAAATATATCTGATTTCTGCATTGCTTCCTATATCAGCATCTGTAGCATGAAGCTGAATTACAGAGGTGCCTACAGGGGCATTCTCTGGTATATGGACCTCTACTTGACTCTCTTTAAAGACTGGCCTGTTATCATTGACATCACTTACTGTGACTTGCAGGATAGCTGTGCTGGATTTCTGGGGGGTACCTCCATCCTCCACTTTGATTTTCATCACGTAGGTGTCCTTTTGCTCTCTGTCCAAGTTCTGCTGCACAATCAGCTGAGGCCATTTCTCTCCTTCTGGAGTTTCTACAATATCCAGTCCAAAGACACTCTGCCCATTTAACAACTCATAGTGCTGCACACCATTGAAACCTGTGTCAGGATCTGTTGCTGATGGGATTGGAAAGCGACTGTTGATCAGAGTGTTTTCTGGGATGGAGATATTGATGACAGGGGATGGAAACATAGGCGCATTGTCATTAGTATCCTTTacaatgatttttattttgataagCCTAAAAAAGTCATTGGGGAGAATCACCACTTCAAGTTCAAAGAAAcactcattttcttctgcatagGAAGCTCCAGCACATAGTTTTTCTCTGTCTATTCTGTTAGATGTTGTAAAGATTTCCCCCGTGTTACTGGACACTTTGACCAGAGGTGCATCCCCTGCTTTAGACACCAGTCTGTAGACAAGGCTGGCACTGGTCCCTGTGGCAGCATTGATATGAGAAATGTTCAGGTCCTTTGGTATGTTCCCTATGGGCACGTTTTCAGGCAGCTCCTCTCTAATAGTGTAAATAAGTTCTTGAGCTATAGCAGAATCCAGCCTTAAACAGGCAATCAAAGCAGCCAACAGGTAAAAATCCCTCAGGTCCATGATaatgtttttattctcttttcacGGATTTTAGGACTTAAAGGTTTCCAGAGAGGAATGATGCGCGATTTGCAAGAGGAGGCATGCATGGACTGCAGGATGCATTACATCTCATTTCTTATTTGGAGACATCACTGTCAACACAACCACACAGAACAGCATTATTGTTTTTTAAGGCATGATAAATCCACAATCTCCAACTACAACTTGTTTTTGCAATGCACGCTTCCAGCAGTACGTTTTCCTACTGCTCCCTTTTTACAAGCGAGCCCTCCGGACAAATGCACCAATATCCCATCGGCTGCATTTGCTCAGAGCATGAATGAAAAGAACTACTCGCAGGATTAAAGGTAGCTACTGTTTCTACATGTactttctgaataatttcttgGTACACTGTGTAATCTGTAACGTGCATTCCCCCTCTACCCTCCTCCACCCAGTCATTTGGTGCAAGTAAAAAACCTTCCCTGACTACTTCTGGATTCTAACTGCTATGTCAGCTGCCAAATGTAATTTGCTGTTTGCTTCCATATGTGGTTTTTAGCTCTTGCTAACCAGATTTTTCTCTGCTCGCTGTGCCTTGCATGCCCCTCTGTAGCTATCGTACTGGGAAATAACCACCCggacatgctgctgctgcagcagtcgTCACTGGCTACTTCACATCCCTGTTAACTGATGAGACAATAACAGGACTTACAGTTTCTTACACTCTCAGCTCAATGTTTCTTCTCCAGATGTTGGATACTTCTCCTTCTGTTTAATAACCTAAaactttatttgttttttaaacacagtCTAAATCAGGATGCTGGAAATTCCAAATGTAACTTAGAAGCAGAGAGCATGTTTACAGATGGGGGGAAATATACATTTTCTGATGACATGAGGAGGATAAAAAGATGCAGCCTTTCCCCGTTGACACTGATCTTCCTTCAGGATGACATTAGCAGGTGCCACATATAAATACTGCAGACTAACAATGCAGgtggaaggggggaaaaaaaaaaagggaagcgACTGACAGACTTCTGTTTGCATGCACTGCTAACCGCGAATTATCGGGGTGCAAGGCTGCCAGCAACTACAGTTTGACGGAACTAGGCAGCCCTAAGCACTAATCTTATCTGCATTAAGCTGCACGGTAACTGATGCCCGTGATTACTTCCAGCAGAGTAATGCAGGTAGGGATGCAGAGACAGCGAGTAGGTGAGCCTTTCCCACCAATATCAACTGAATCCCAAACACTGATTCTTTCCCTAGATAAATACACTGcgtgttggcttttttttttttttttctttaaaggaaatgCATCCCAGTGTAAGGGTAACTTTGCACTTACGTTAGTTGTCTACCTTTGACGATCTGCTGCAGCTAAGCAATGATCTGTTCCAGCAGATACAGCACAATGCATCTGGTAAACCACCAGTTTTGGAGAAATCAGCAGCAGCCAAACGCTTCCTCCTCGAGATATGTGTTGCTTCGGGGTGGCAAATTAGCAACTCCAAGGAACAAATTCACAGTTCCGTCGTTAGTCATCCTCTCCACGTTTCATTCCGATGAAGCGGCGATCCTCTGGGTGCCTAACGTGCACGCAACAACGCAAAcaaacagcaagagaaaaaaatccgGTGCACTTCTTAGAGCGGGGGTATTTTCCACTCTGCACTGCACACCATTCCCGTCCCTCTCTCggcagagcagaggcagctaCATGAAGTCTGCAACTTCTGACTGGAAATGGCAAGAGTTGGTCTGGCGGTGCTTCTCCCTCTAGCTCTGGGGTGACAGTtgcccaaaaaagaaaaaaaaaggaaaaaaaaaaaaggaaaaatcctaaTAGGTTATTGCTTTAGTGACGGGAGGAAGCGGCGGcgcttccctccctccctccctccctcccagcctctcTCCCTCACATACGatctctccttctccctctctctctctgaacTGAAATTCTTGATATAACTCTCAATAAGCCCAGAGGGAGGGTGGGAGCGGTGCGAGGCCACCCCTCCCGCCGCACCGCATTGGCCCGCTCCGGCGGGGGCGGTGGCTGGCGGAGCGCGGCCGCGGCATTGGCCGCCGGGCACGTCGctccccggcccggccgggcgGAGGGGGCTGCGCGCCGCGCGGAGAGCAGCGGCGGGGGCGAGGGGGCCGCGGGGGCGCTGCCGCGTTCCGCCGGAGGAGCGCGGCGGAGACACGAGGGCACGGCCCGGGCGCCGCGGCCACCCGGAGGGCGGGCGGAGGGGGCGGAAAGCAGCGTCGGGTTTGCGTGTAGCGGAGGGGTAATCTGCAAATGCGGGCTTGGAATGCGTTTGGGTTGGTGGTGTGGTTTGAGGCTTTGGCGGGGGGCCGGGGATGCCTCAGTGCGTGCTCGGTGTGGCAGGCGcggggcagcgcggccgcccGTGGTGCGAGTCGGGCCcggcgcggagcggagcggagcgggggcCGTGGGGCCGCCACCCGGCGCCGCGCAGGTTCGGAGGGAAGCGCCTGCCCCGGCCCGCCTTCGCCCGGTTCGGCCTTATATTTAATACATGCCCTTTCATCTATAATTCAGGCTGCTCTGACTCCAGCCCTGTCTCGGCTCCCATTTACGCCTGCAcacctttctccttccctttcccgAAGGGTCAGCCGAGACGTTCGCcaagggagggagagagctactctgctggtttgggttttgtctgCTTAAACATTGAACTGGAAAAGAGTACTCCTCTGTGTGGTTTGATAAATAATAAAAGTGATCGTTTTGCCTTCCCCCATAAATGACACAGGTAAATTTTCCAGCTAGCCACAAAGAAGCATCACATGCCTGGAAGACGCTGTAATAAAATGCCAATGTATTATGATATGAGTGACCTCAAAAGTGTGACAAGAAGATGATTATAGTGCATTATCTATGGTGCATTATATGTAGTGCCTTTTTCAACGTTTTCTGAAGCATGAATGAACCTTTATTTGACTGTGCTTTTATTGCTAGCTTTTCTCAGCTTGAACTTACAAGCTGTATGATAGAACCTATCCAATTTAGTTTGCCCAGGTACATGGCcatgctggctgcagcttctggtTAAGCCTTTCAAGTATATATGcgtagggaaaaaaaaaaaagaacaaagataaCATCAGCATTTGACTTTTTCTGTATGTGGTACTATCTCATTTGCACATTTTCAGTGTATAGCATTGGTGAGCTAAGGATCGGAGTTCCACCttgaaaatttacattttcagatGCAGGCTCTTATACTGCCATATGTGTCTGCACATAGGATGCACTATTCACAAATGGTGGAAGCTGCTTGTACCTCTCAGAGGTCAGTAATTTGCATGGCTTTGAATTGTGTGCTACACAGTGATAAATGTACATATGCTTGCAAGTCATATGGATGCAGACACTATGTGAGCATTGCACATCCTGTAATCCCATGATGCGTAAAGATTAAACACTcagttttgctgtgctttgtaGTTGTGTCCAAAATACTCTTGttacagacagacacagaaaaaaaaaaaccaactgaTCCTGGTTTTGATGACCTCAAGTAATGTTAGAAAACGGAACTGGAACTAATAATAGTTTACCAAAAATTTTCATTATGTAATACAAGAAGGATGGCTAGAGCGCCAGCACTGAAAATCAAGCAAGTGACATGAAGGAGCAACTTTACTGCCAAACCACTTAGAAAAAGAATTCTGTGAATGAATTAAGTATGCAgttcttttgtcttttaaaatacaaagcagGACAGCCATTAATAAAGGAGATAATTAGAACTGCTAGCATTCTGTGTAATGCAGTCTGCTTCTGAAATATGGCATGTTTATGTATGCATTAATAATACACACATTTTTCCTGACACTAGTCATATCACAGCAGTATGGCATCACAGACGTTTTATAGCCTCATTCTAGTAACATCACAGGCATATAACATTCTTATTCTAATCACACACAGTCATTTCAATGTCACATTGTAGTCACATCACATAGCCTGGTAATAATTATTTAACTTTATTGCTAAGCTGAATAGTTTTCTGTTTGCTCAGGGATGACTTAAACCTGTAGTCAGAACCGATTAGCACATGCTCATAAATGAGCTCTTCTCATGTACACAGGGTTAGACTCATGAGAActtaggaagagaaaaaaaaaatcagtgaactAGTGTCTGTTGGACTTAAACCCAGTGCGATCACAAGTCACAATAATAGcacatttttgctgttttcaggaGTAATTTTAGAAAGCCAACAGTGTTTACATGTAGATCTGTCATGTTAATGTTTACGTGCttgctttaaaatgctgtaGTTCTTTAACTAATCATACATTATTAACCTCATGGAAGAGGCACGTCTTCAAACTGTTATATTTgcacacagattttaaaattgagGCGCAGACTACCAAAGGGGTTAGAACTGTCACAGCTGCTTCTAATAATGGTAGAAAAAGAATGGAAAGGGCTGAATTCCTGAGCGGGAGCTGGGATCACCCAGTGCAGCATTaatgccacccctgccatgtgAGGAACTGCTCTGAGACCTGTCCTGTGCTCACTTAAGTAGCCATGTTTATCCTCTGGTAGTTGTTTATTCCATTGTTCTTATATTTGAGAAAACTGCAGTATTCGATATCACATTCCCCTCAAAAGCAGCTGTCTTGCCGTTATTTGTACTGCTTCTTAATAGTTGCCTTTCTTTATCATTATGGCTTAGCCTTTTGTCTATATATAGGAACACTGTATTCATAATCACATCACAACCTAGTAAAATGACTTCTGTATTATAACTTACTAACTATTCATCCACATCATTGCTTGTTATCTTCGCCTCCATATTATTATGTATCAAATTCTTTTCCATATCATATTTGACTCAAATTCTAGCATGCTAGAAACCGACTCCAATTATTCTGTACTAGCTATAGTCAAATTGCACTAAATGGAATTGCTTACATTGTATCACAGTGGCTACAGGCTCACACAATG is from Cinclus cinclus chromosome 2, bCinCin1.1, whole genome shotgun sequence and encodes:
- the PCDH9 gene encoding protocadherin-9 isoform X4 produces the protein MDLRDFYLLAALIACLRLDSAIAQELIYTIREELPENVPIGNIPKDLNISHINAATGTSASLVYRLVSKAGDAPLVKVSSNTGEIFTTSNRIDREKLCAGASYAEENECFFELEVVILPNDFFRLIKIKIIVKDTNDNAPMFPSPVINISIPENTLINSRFPIPSATDPDTGFNGVQHYELLNGQSVFGLDIVETPEGEKWPQLIVQQNLDREQKDTYVMKIKVEDGGTPQKSSTAILQVTVSDVNDNRPVFKESQVEVHIPENAPVGTSVIQLHATDADIGSNAEIRYIFGAQVAPATKRFFALNNTTGLITVQRSLDREETAIHKVTVLASDGSSTPARATVTINVTDVNDNPPNIDLRYIISPINGTVYLSEKDPINTKIALITVSDKDTDVNGKVICFIEREVPFHLKAVYDNQYLLETSSLLDYEGTKEFSFKIVASDSGKPSLNQTALVRVKLEDENDNPPIFSQPVIELSVSENNRRGLYLTTISATDEDSGKNADIVYQLGPNASFFDLDRKTGVLTASRVFDREEQERFIFTVTARDNGTPPLQSQAAVIVTVLDENDNSPKFTHNHFQFFVSENLPKYSTVGVITVTDADAGENKAVTLSILNDNENFVLDPYSGVIKSNVSFDREQQSSYTFDVKAVDGGQPPRSSTAKVTINVMDVNDNSPVVIYPPSNTSFKLVPLSAIPGSVVAEVFAVDIDTGMNAELKYTIVSGNNKGLFRIDPVTGNITLEEKPTINDVGLHRLVVNISDLGYPKSLHTLVLVFLYVNDTAGNASYIYDLIRRTMETPLDRNIGDSSQPYQNEDYLTIMIAIVAGAMVVIVVIFVTVLVRCRHASRFKAAQRSKQGAEWMSPNQENKQNKKKKRKKRKSPKSSLLNFVTIEESKPDDAVHEPINGTISLPAELEEQSIGRFDWGTAPPSTFKPNSPDLAKHYKSASPQSAFHLKPDTPVSVKKHHVIQELPLDNTFVGGCDTLSKRSSTSSDHFSASECSSQGGFKTKGPLHTRQALNFGDMPKYLWEIWVPDKPWVSQRRVTFHLPDGSQESCSDSGLGDHEPVGGGTLISHPLPLVQPQDEFYDQASPDKRTEADGNSDPNSDGPLGPRGLAEATEMCTQECLVLGHSDNCWMPPSLGPYQQPKSPLSTFAPQKEWVKKDKLVNGHTLTRTWKEDSNRNQFSDRKQYGSSEGHFNTGNHMTDIPLANLKSYKQAPGSVESPKEHQL